The Carassius carassius chromosome 32, fCarCar2.1, whole genome shotgun sequence DNA window TGAGAGTGCAAAACCTTCCCCTGGGAGTAAATACTTTCACCCATGAGAGGCACTTAACATTAAAAAATGCATAGCGACATAATGAAACCAGACAATGTGACACTGTTCCTAGTGTGCATTTGGAAACATCACTTCTCTGATGTTAAGAAATTCATCCAGCCCAAGAACACAACAAAAATGTGCCTTGTGGTCCATCACAAGTCACgactgatgttgtttatgtatgagGTTTATGAGCAGAATGTGCTCTGGAGCAGAAGGATGTGGCTCAGGCAACACAGTAACAGTGCTGATGTTACCCCAGAGGGGCATTTAGTGAATATGGTGGTGAGAAAGAGCAGAGATGCTTTTGTGGTTCAGGTTCATGGGACTTAGTCTGGTTTAGGAACTACTTGTAACACAAATGGTCAGCTGAAGGATTTCTTGTATAATGTGACATTCTTGtgtgtttgaaagtatatttgaATTGGATACCCACGtttcataaaataatatgtttcctcaaaatacacacaaatcttataaaacactgaaaaagaACTTCAGTATTTGTTGCTCTGCTTAAgatgtatatactttttaactatttttatttcatagtATTCTGTATCCTGTCTTTACACACAGCAGTCAGAACCAAGAGATCCAGTAAGAATCACACAAAAAGAGACAATTagcaacaaactgaaaaaaaaggattttaattAAAGCGAAAACAGACAAAGAGCAATAGAACTTAGTCGGGGTActgtcatatttaatttttgataGGAATGAAAATGAGGCTATGATGAATATTGTACAATATGGATTGTGCTGTTGTTTAAAAACATACTCAGctgacaatttctttaaaaaaaaaaaagttttttaaagttGTGAAAATTCTGTGATCTAGAACTTTTTTATTGTGTCACATTGTAAAAACTGTCTATTCCTCACAGCCTTTTTTCCATCTGTGTTAAATTGGAGTCTAACCTAAATTAATTAAGgtctttatcaaattaaagcctTACTGTTATAATATTTTGAAGGAAAAAGGAACAATATTGTTATCTGTTAAGGCAGTTTGGTGCTATGAAGTTTTACTTTTTAATACAGTCATGAAGGGGCCAATAGAGGGAAAAGTTGATTGATTTATTAAGGTCATTAATTatatgtttgttcatttaaaattttatttttaagacattaaaaaaggtttatttttttgcatttaagtaaaaaaaaagtctagaTGGTGTAACTTGAAAAAGAAACATTGTttagcatattataattattattttaaaatgagcaGTGAAGAATATGtattaaaaacttattttaatataacatagaTATTTAAGACACTGGATACAAGTATCATTTTGGTTGTTTGTATAAGTGAGATGTTTTAATCTGCATTATCTCATTGTCTTTTAAGGACTTTCAAAGAGAAATGAGCACAAAGTTGTGCATGGAATTTGAACAGTGGACCAGAATCCACTGCAAACTGTGTGAAGGCAATAAGAACGTGTCAACAGTTTTGCAGAAATGGTATTTGTTTCCAGCACATTAGCATGAGCAATGATGCCTTGGTGTATGGCTGCAGTAGTGTGTATCTTTGGAGCACACAGATATTTTCCAGTCACTTTGCATTTATATCAAAGATTAGGGGAGTGTTTTTTCAACTGGTGTTGCTTCAACCTGCTGTTTGTGAACCATTGGCTTAAAAATGTCAATTATAGTTTATTAAAGATAGGAGAAATCTATTTAAATGCCTTGATGTGTGCATTGGAAGGGCATGGCCTTACTCTCCCTGTTAAAGTGGCAGTGTGGGTGCATGCATGCGATGCTGTCATACCCGGTTGAGACTGACAGCTTTGATATTTATGACGTAGGCTGATGAAAGGGAGCAATCGGCACTCTGCatgagtgctgtgtgtgtgcgtgtgtgtgtgtgtgtgtgtgtgtgtgtgtgtgtctatattgaTTGCTGGGCTCTGATGGGTTCACTGTTGGTGGTCTTCTAAGACTTAGTTCACACATCTCTCTAAACTACTAATAAGGTCATATTGGCCACACAAGCAtgtatacacacacgcacacacacacacacgcacacacacgcacacacacacacacacacacacacacagtcctttAAAATCCACAGCCTCACACAAtaacacaaattatatataatttagttattTCTAAACGAAACAAGATCATTTGCTTTTGCCTGCTTAACAGCACATAATGCTCTATTCAGTATTCAAATCAAATGTTGTCCCCTCCATCTGGACAATGTTCTATAGGATTCAGGGAGTCTGTATTgtagtatatttataataaacacagTGCAACAGACTTtatattcttgaaacatttttatattatgaatatatCCTGGAGTTCTGCTCAGTCATGTTACAGCGAGAGTCTCGTGGAGCTTGTTGCTGGTGACATTTAGACTTGTAAAAATCAAACTCTGGCTTTTTAGCGTGAGTTTTTGACCCATGCTCTTTTCACTTTGCTTGCTGTCAGACAGTTAAACAGTTATTTGCTGAGagtgagacagagggagagatgTTCCTAAATTGCCTGAAAAAGATTGCATGCAAGTACCACTGGGGAGAACAGTTATTCATCtgcaaaatatatactttatattatgTCTTATTCAACTTTACAACTTCAGCTGTATTCATGAGTTGTCTCTATACATTTATACAATCGAGTTTTCTTAAAacgacattaataaaaataatttattattattattattattattattaatacagttataggAAAATTCTATAATCGTCCTGCAGTGTCTATGGATAAATGCTAGAAGAACTTCTACATcattacacaaactttatattcCAAACAAAAGTAGCTTCATTCCACATTCATCAGGTCAGCCACGAGACTCGGTGTCTGGACTGTAGTCTACAATAACATCTCCTACTACTGcaacttttcattccttttactTTCCTCTTCCTCTAGCCCTTCTCACTCTTAAGCTTCTGAATCTGTCAAGGCCTCCAGAGGCTTAATCAGTGTCAGAACGGCCTTCACCAGAGCCTCCATCTGTGGACATattagtttacacacacacacacacacacacacacaaacacgcacaaacacacacatacacacatctttTGTTTCCCTGCAGAGGAAATTGTTCAAACTACTGGACACAGAATTAGACTGTCTAAGAGGGTGCTGAGGGGAAGCACAGTGGCAGAACATCACCTGAGGAGGACCAGCGCACAAACACACcatatgcacacatataataCAACTCAGCTGCATGAAAAAAATTCTGATCCTTTGCCAGAGTTTGTCCTTGGTAGAACAACCATCTACCAGCGTTGTTGAAAATTATGCATAAAATGCACAGAATGTTCATGCATAATCTAAATGTGAGGACTGGTGAGATTGAAACGTGAACGGCTATATGAAATGTTTAGTGAGCGAAGGGCACCCTTCAGTGGACGACAGAGAAACTACATTCCCTTGTCGGATAAAAAATGATTCCTGTGTTACTTTGTAGCTTCATATAAACGACTTTCCTGCACCGCGTGAATCTACAGCGCCACGGCCAAATGAACCATGTGGGTTTGCAGTGTGTATTGAATGTTGTTGTTCAATACCAATACCATGTATCGCGAAAGCAAGAGACGTCTTTTTACTCACATTGACATAGACGTAGTTTTTATTGACAACATACTGTACAACATGGCCAAAGTAGTCCGATTCGTAAATAAACGACTATTGTTTTACTGAATCAGAATTGTACAGCGTAACCACAGTAAAACGATTCTGGAACTCATGACTCTTACGAGCCGGTTCTTTTTACTGAATCAGAAATCTGAATCTGAGTCACAAATAAATGACTCATGGTTCTTTTAAAGGGAATAAAACATGATGAGTATGATTGAGTTGTTCATATAAAGACGAGTTACCGGTTGGAAgatcatttagtcatttagagcAGTTAcagaatctgattttttttttttgtgataacttTATAGGCCAGTATGCAGTCAATAAAAGGGGTCCTCCGCTGCCAAAACAGAGTTCAGTAGGTTTATGTACTTTGTTCATTCAGTCATGATTAGCTTAGGAAAGCTGATGATTAATGTCTTCTGTTCATTTTAACCTTTCATATGCTTTATGTAAACACAAAGTGTCTGCAGGTATTTTGTGTAGCCCTAagttatatatacacaaacacccACTCACAGCTGTGTTTACTGAATTCAGTGATTATCAATAAGATAATCATTTGAAGTGAAGCTGATTTGATCAAAACACAGTATGTCAGCTTGACCGCACCATGATTACTATTTAACGCAATAGGATactgttattttaaaaagttgtgcTTTATTTTGTGATGCTGGAAATTTGTGGTCTAGCATGATATAGGTTAGCAAAAAACATTTTACGATATGAAAATATATGTCAAAGGGGTCGTCTCCACTTACCTCGTATTTACAATCTGCTAAAACAACGGGGATAGTTAAGGATCCTATAAGTGCGAgtaattttaatgtcattttggcAGCGCAGATTAATGTACAGATCCCTCTGAATTGCGAAATTGAATACAGTCTCTGCTATATagatgaccctggaccacaaaaccagtcataattcGCTGGGGTAGCTATATTTGTATCAATAGCCCAAAATACACtgtgtgggtcaaaattatagatttttctttcatgccaaaaatcattaggatatgaaGTAAAGATCATGCCCATGAagattttttgtaaatttcctaccgtaaatatatcaaaactttattttttattagtattattatttattcagctttcagatgaataaatatcaatttcgaaaaattgacacttaagactagttttgtcTTCCaggcagggtcacatatattaatCAGGTCATTCAGAAGATGCTTAGTGCCTTTCCTAAAGCGTCCAGTCCATTCGCGTAAGCTAATTCTAATCAAGAGCCAATACGTGAAAGAGTAGACCTCCCAAGCCCCGCCTCCTATGCTATTGTGAATCCTCGCTGAATTGGATCGAGTTTGCGTGTGTGCTGTAACGTTACAGTAGACACACACCAGAGGAGTATCAGCCACATACTGAGAGTTACTTTATTTGGAATGCAAAGCTGCTGAAGACCAGAATCAAGAGATTTTTGCAGGATTTTATTGTGTGAACATCACTGTGCTGAAATGGGTAGCCAGGTAACCCGTACCTCTTTAGGTGAGTGACAGTAAAATTGCGTCTTTTCATAATAATTTCGCAGacctaatatattaatataatttatctgAATTATTCTAATGATTATTTTGTCAGCATTTTCCTTAAATTATCTGAAATAAATTTGTTTTCTCATTCTTGTAAAGACGTTGTAACTATAGCCTACTTGTTGCTCAGAGTCctatcataaaaaaagaaagaaaaaaagattttctctTCTGTTTCTCTAACACAATTGCATTTCAGATAGCTTGCTTTGTCTGTGACAACTGTTTGTACTGTTGATCAACACTGATCAAGTTTGTCTTTCAGAGAtcctttgtttttatgtaaagCTAATTATAACGAAAAagataatgtttaaatgttttataattattaaattaataaaaatttaaaaacatgttttctttatttagcaTTAGCCTACTTAGCattaattatttagcattttgAGTGATTTTTGAGTGTGTCCTCAAAGGGGCAATTTTTGTCCCTGTAATAGTAAATCCCCACATCACATGAATATGAACATAGCTTTAGATATGCCAGTTATCTAGGTTTTGCTGTTTCTTTCTGTGAACAAGGAAAGTAGGCATAATAGAGCATTTCAGGTTTATACCCACTCAGTAAACGAAGCTGACACTGAGTCAACCTGACACTTAGGCCTGCTATTGCCTACAgcactgagagagagagtctaCACATTTAATGGAACATGACATTAGTATCAAGAGAATATATCTAACAtctctttaaataaaatgaaaaacaagatattttgaaatatgtgaTTAGTGATTAGACTGTTTGTTTTTGTCAAGACCAGCAACTGCCCCCACAAAATAATCTcttaacaataaaatgaaatgcaaaaagtTTTCTTTGAGGATTAGGTTTAGGTACATAGGATTGAACATATAATCGATCAGTCAAACAGAATTTAGTGAAAATCAACACTATGAAAACATAAACACATGTATTGTTTTTCATGTGTTTGTCATGACATAGACGTCAGGGGTTTGTGGCTGgaatattatttctatttttgtcCCACTTGGCTGTATGCGTGTTTATACACAGTGTCTCATGATTCCCATATAAACACGTACACAAATACACTCACACCTGCAACTGCATGTCCTCATTTGCCCACACAGAGATTGTGCAGATAAAGTGGGTGAAGTATGCCGAATCAGTCCCTCGCTAAAGATGAACTAAAGATGAACTAAAAGCTAAAGATTCAATTGTTGACTCACACCCAGTGAAATGTCAACAGTGGTTAATTAAAGAGAGAAATGTCTCTGAAATAAGACCGTGTCCTTGACTTAATGCTCCGGAGATGTTTGGGAAATATGAAAGGGAGTTGAGGAGCGAGTGTTTGATCATAAGCCAGTTTCGAGCTGTGAGAATCAGTGCACATCAGATTTGCTACTCTTTAATGGTTAGTTATATTTTCAATCATTTATTGTATCATTCATTGTATCACAATTGTGTACTATATATACTAAATAATTCCAGAAATTGAGCATATTGCAGTTTTATACAACAGTACATTATTTCTGTAGTTTAAAAtagtcatttatttgatcatttcttttttatttgattgcttttttttgtttttgttctgattAGTCCAATAATTCAGGTTTATACCTAgctccaccacaaaaaaaaaaaaaaaactttagcaatgagaaaaaatattttagcatattattttaatatacttttgttATATATAAAGGAAGTCTATtcttatgtttaataaaaaaaaatttttcattaaaatgtagcTTGCagcaataatttatatatatatatatatatatatatatatatatatatatatatatatatacggtatatataaaTTCTATTGCAAAGCATTCTCAAACTGTGACAAAACATTGGTTAGCCAGCTAGATAACTTTACCCTGGTAAACTATGTAAATAAAACAAGTGTTCAGTAAATCGAAGTTTGGCATAAAAACACACGATCAACAAATGAAGTAGTCTGATGTTGAGTAGAGATGTTGACTTTCCATTGTGTGAGTGTTTGGAGACATAACCTCATTTTTGGCAGCCTGAAAAGCAGAAACCTgcattctgtctctctctctctctttctatctgtgTCCCTTTTGTTGTCTCTCTTTTCTTGATAAAGGTTTTCATTCAGAGATGGTAGCGGCTGTCCTCTCTCTGTTCCGTAAAAACAGCACAAAGCACTTAGAGAGATTAACAGTGCTAGTCAGAATGTACACTGTTGTGAGTGCCTGTTGAATATATATAGAACTCCTTTTTTTGTCCATCTCTCAGATGGAGGAACCCTTCGCTGCGACCCCTTAAAGGTGAGCATGTGCCAACAGTTGCCAGCCCCACCGCCGCTCTGTTTCCATGCCAACACGAAAGGCTCTCAAATCGTGATGGACAAGACGCAGCGCAGCGTGCGCCGAATTGCTAGCTTCTGCAATGCCATCACCTTCACCAACCGGCCAGTCAGAATCCATGAACAGGTCCGGCTCAAGGTATGGTAACCCAACACTTACCCATTTCCACATGCCACTTTGTGTGGTCCCAAAGTAGCCCTAACATATCCTTCTTTCATATCACTCCATCTCAAACTTTCCAGAGGAAgggaaaaacagaaagagaatgCTAGAAATGCTAACATGTGAGGTTGTTCTGTTATCTAGTTCTGGTGAATGAGGTTGTTTGGGAATGAAAAAACAAGAATCTGTGTCTGATAAATGCGTCTGCTGGTCTCAATTTATCGTATCACACTTGTCACACaataattttatcatttattctacaaatatatgtaattttagcTAACTCTCTCGGTTCCTCTCACTTTTGGTCACTTCTTTTAGATCACTAAGAAACAGGGATGTTGGAGTGGCGCCCTCCGAGTGGGTTTCAGTTCGGTGGATCCTTCTGATTTAAGTTCAGCATGGCTGCCACGGTTTGCCTGCCCAGATTTAGTTAGCGAAAGGGGATTTTGGGCCCGAGCGCTTCCTGAGGAACAGTGTGAAGAAGGAACCATTCTGTCCTTCTGGTTGGATAACACAGGACGAGTGTTTTACCGGGTAAACAGTGGCCCTCCGATCTTCTTCTTCGGCGGTGTACCACCCGGAGAGCCGGTTTGGGCGATCATTGACATTTATGGTCTGACACGTGGAGTACAGCTTCTTGGTAAGTTCACATGAAATATCAGATTTTACAAATTTATAATGTCCCTTTACATTCTAAACCAAGCAGTCATCAAACTGCCTGAAGCTGGTTTTGCCGGACGTCTCTTGAAGTAACTCTCTACCCAGATCAGATGACATGCCATTCAGAGTTTGCTCCGAGTGGAATTGCTGAGCTCCGGTCCGCGTGTAATGTGGGCCAGTATCTGAGCTGCGCCTCACTGAGCACGTGCTGATCGCTTGATGACTTGTAAAGTTCACAGAGGCCAGTGTGTTTTTACTGTGTGCTGAGCAcgtttaaacaatttaaatacacaacatttaaaaatagaattCTAGATTTATACCCTCTTATCCTAATTACAAAACTGCCCAATGGAAAAAGATGGGAGAGATTGGGAGCAGTTGCCTAGCAACACTttcacttttaaacttaaaaacataTGCTGGGGAATTCCAGAAAGCTGGCAAagtgaaaaaaacatttgtgcttaacaaaatcaataaacccAGTTGaatggaaaattattattattccattcATAATTTAGTTGTAGTGATATTTTGTAGGATCAAGGCCAGGTTTAATTAAACCAGTTAAGCATGCCTTAACCATTGTTTATTGTTAAGTTAAGAATagatttgatattattatttagcatttttcacCAAAAAATTGTTTGGCAGCCATATTATGGTCAAAGGTTGACAGTATTTAGGAAACTTATCTTGTCAAGTTAATGTACCATTAAAAGCTGTACTTTTGGTaccattttgatttaatttatttttaacagaaatttatttgtttgtttgtttgcactatTAGAAATAATTCTGTtttgatttgatgctcaacaaGCATTTCAGTTACTTTTAACATTGAAAacattgcttaatatttttgtgaaaactattGAACTATTGAAAACTATGATAAAGCTTAAattggaaataaaaatatttttttaatattttaaatgcctttactgtcagttctgatcaatttaatggtctttgctaaataaaaatactcacttataatatatatatatatatatatatatataaaaaactgacCCCACACTTATGAACAATAGTGTAGTAGCAGATGTATCAGTACTGAGATAAATCAGTGAATGGTTTTATTAAACCAGTGCATTTAAATGATTCAAACAGATTTACTAAAATGACTCAAACTTCCCAATACTGATGTTTAGACAAACATGTTTGTTTAGGACCTCAGTTGTCTCAGCTACTGTATACGCCTGTGTATGCACTAAAAAGCATTTTATAACATTACACTGCTGTTTGTTGGAAAGAGTAGCTCGCTACTGAAGAAGCTACATTGTTTTGAAAAGACTTGAGCTActgtcatacaaaaaaaaattaacccagTTTAGCATTGCTACTTTTAGTTAATTGCTCACTTACAAGCTACAGTAATAGAAAGCTAAtttgttttcatgtgttttttttctgtacagtTTTAGTACATTTTAGTGAATGCATTACTATATTCTATTTTAAAAAGatcttctttctctgtctctctctctctcttacgtTTGAGTAAAAATAGTCAGTGTTTCCAGTGTCAGATAGCAGTATGTCTTAGGAGTGAGAGCGGGCTGTGTTCAAAGGCACACAGCATGTATGTGTATTGATATCAGGGGTCAGTGTTGGGGTAACATCAGTTAACCCTTAGGACATCTAGACTAATTTAACCTTCATTATATAACCTGATCTCAAACATACTATGCAAATACACACCCTGTCATGTTTTGCTTCTTTTCTATCTAGCAACATCCACTATGTGTATTCAAGCCTATTTTCAGTTGCACTTTGCTTCTGTCTAAATGCACGTGCATAGTTGGTTTATAGATGAACACTAATCATGTCGCCAGCAATCCGCACATGCTGTGCTCTCTCACATTACCTCTGCTTCCAAAATGTGTTTATGGTCTGATGGGCAGATGCAGTGACTAAAATCTCCTCCTGTTCTCACTAATGTAGATCACACCACATCTGGCATTTAGTCATAGTGGTTCAGTGCTGGATGGAAGGTCCCTTGTACTGTAGGTCATCACGTATTACCTACCTGCGttgctttttataaaaaattaattaatgctTTGTATGGATAAagtatttttatactttaaaaatcAGTATGACACAGAAGTAACTTAAAATATTGGACCAATGCACGTGTTTCATTCCTTCTGATCTTTCGTTTCATGTCCCAAGTTTCACCAAAGCTTCCATGTCTCAAAAATTCCTGTTCAGAGTAGTTAGCATCAGCTAAAGGCAGTGGATGACAGTGACGTCAAGACCGAAAACTAAAAACGGCCGAGAGATGAACATCTACCACGTCTGAGAATTTTCTGCTGATGCGGCTGCAGTGAAAGTTATAGCAGACCAGTAATTTCCATCACTGAAGCTCTGGTGTTCTCATCAGCGGCTGTCCACTGTGGATGGCCAGTGGCAACGTTTTTACTGACTTATGTCAAAATGAATAACCACTTAGTACAATTATACTGATGCTGCTGATTGTAGGCTATATGAGCAACagaaggtgttgctatgcagttgctaattgttttaatttttttttgcatggtccatggtttaaaagaacagcatttaatttaaaCAGAAATGTTATAACAATGGATGTCTTTAACTTTTGATGAATTGTATGTACTTACTGAcagcaaacttttgaacagtagtgtaaatgtaaaaataaaattaataataatgctcAAACAATTTTGATgtggttgttggtgttttttggttggttgctaggcagttgtcTTCCTCTCTTAAATAATTACTACCTGCCCGGCAGAAAATTGTAAGTTCAATCACTGATTTTCAATGCAGTGCATATGTGTGTTTTCCAGACAGTAAGATGGTGCCAGCTGAATATCTCTGTCCTGCTGTGACTCATGAAGGCATGGATGAGTGGCATCTGTCAAGCAACTGCTCTGAGCTTGACCTCCAGGAAGATCTGCCATCCTTCTCAAGCTCTCCAAACGCCCTCAACTCAGTGCTGTCACATCAGCTCAGTGATGACTTGCATTTCCACTGTGTGCATGGCAACGGTCTGCGTCTGCTGACTGAACACATAGCGGTGCGTTATTTTAACAGACGTGAGGATTGTGCTCTGGCATTCACACACCGCCCGCTGCGCTGTGGAGAGTGTGTGTTCTTGAAGGTCTCGTTGAGATCGTCTGCTCTGAATGGATTTTTGTCTTATGGATTCACTTCCTGTAACCCAGCCCATATTAACCCAAAGCACCTGCCGGTCAGTCCAGATGACCTGCTGGACCGCAAAGAATTCTGGGCTTTTAGCTGCCTGACTGCCTGACTTCACTGCTTATGGGCAGGGATATCATCGGTTTCCGAACAACTGCAGAAGGGGAGGTGCTTGTGAGTCATAATGGAGGGAGAGCATGCAGAGAGATGTGTGTGGATAACTCCACTCCTCTGTGGATGATCTTCCATTTACAGCCACACATCAAGCAAATCAGCATCCTGGGTAAAATATACAGTTATACAAATTATTGCTCTGGCTTAAAGTGAAGATGTTTATGATTGTTCATCTAACTTTTCATAAGTGactttaattaattattgattagaattcaatactaataataaaaggtATGTTTGACATACTTTAATTACTGAATAGTTAATGCAGAATTAATGCACTTTTAATTATTGCTCTGGCATAATGTGAAGGTGTTTAGtcttatatttagttttagtttttcctATAGCCAATTTTACATAAGTAACTttaattgatttgattgatttaatgAGTTGATTaatttctaatataatataataat harbors:
- the neurl1ab gene encoding LOW QUALITY PROTEIN: neuralized E3 ubiquitin protein ligase 1Ab (The sequence of the model RefSeq protein was modified relative to this genomic sequence to represent the inferred CDS: deleted 2 bases in 1 codon), which gives rise to MGSQVTRTSLDGGTLRCDPLKVSMCQQLPAPPPLCFHANTKGSQIVMDKTQRSVRRIASFCNAITFTNRPVRIHEQVRLKITKKQGCWSGALRVGFSSVDPSDLSSAWLPRFACPDLVSERGFWARALPEEQCEEGTILSFWLDNTGRVFYRVNSGPPIFFFGGVPPGEPVWAIIDIYGLTRGVQLLDSKMVPAEYLCPAVTHEGMDEWHLSSNCSELDLQEDLPSFSSSPNALNSVLSHQLSDDLHFHCVHGNGLRLLTEHIAVRYFNRREDCALAFTHRPLRCGECVFLKVSLRSSALNGFLSYGFTSCNPAHINPKHLPVSPDDLLDRKEFWAFSPDCLTSLLMGRDIIGFRTTAEGEVLVSHNGGRACREMCVDNSTPLWMIFHLQPHIKQISILGTSCGYSPSCSEIQRSIFSDASHLSANQIHSTSIRGFTDSFESRPQSLSSSVGTTFSSLSSESPSTPSCYAITGEECLICCERPVDSVLYTCGHMCLCSVCGGKLMEMSNPSCPMCRSPIRDVIKIYRSMLTGNHLFNK